From the Corythoichthys intestinalis isolate RoL2023-P3 chromosome 13, ASM3026506v1, whole genome shotgun sequence genome, one window contains:
- the LOC130927907 gene encoding zinc finger protein OZF-like isoform X2 has translation MHFHSDLCVSQAHCPKHQTSACIKDEEEESPYIKEEEEFVHIQGFRKYHGAERQEPESPAVKEDVDLPQIKEEEEPEPCQQKESEEQFPIKKEEEELPYFKKEEGVARSTGEPMKSEDGPREAGTGAQPPSGSSISITTEGKQADIFIAPSDTKGTTSNSPYNDDCQKKSHCDDKLCKCSRCGNTFAMKQSFRTNMRSHTGEKPFVCSVCGQGFAQKTTLKQHTRSHTGEKPFSCAVCGKRFSQKSHLKEHTRTHTGEKPFSCSVCGKSFSHKNTLEIHTRTHTGEKPLSCSVCGKSFSHKYTLEIHTRTHTGKRPFSCSVCNQRFAQRPHLKRHTRTHSGEKPFSCSVCGQRFTVKAAVTVHIRTHTGEKPFSCAVCGQRFSQKSHLNRHTRNHTGEKQFFCSFCGQRFNHKSSLKTHTRIHTGEKPFSCSVCGQRFARKDQIKRHVCDGVKSSGQ, from the exons atgcacttccactccg atCTATGTGTCAGCCAAGCCCATTGTCCTAAGCACCAGACGTCTGCATGCATCAAGGACGAGGAGGAAGAGTCGCCGTACAttaaggaggaggaagagttcGTTCACATTCAAG GTTTTAGGAAATATCATGGTGCTGAGCGGCAGGAGCCTGAATCTCCTGCCGTTAAAGAGGATGTTGACCTTCCCcaaatcaaagaggaggaggagccagAGCCCTGTCAACAGAAGGAGAGCGAAGAGCAATTTCCAAttaaaaaggaggaggaggagctgccatattttaaaaaggaggaAGGTGTCGCCAGGTCGACTGGTGAGCCCATGAAGAGTGAAGATGGTCCGAGAGAGGCAGGCACTGGGGCGCAGCCTCCAAGCGGCAGCAGCATTAGCATTACAACAGAAGGAAAGCAAGCAGACATTTTCATCGCTCCCTCAGACACAAAGGGCACCACGTCAAACTCACCTTACAATGACGATTGTCAAAAGAAATCTCACTGTGATGACAAACTCTGCAAATGCTCTCGGTGTGGGAATACCTTTGCTATGAAGCAAAGTTTTCGGACGAATATGAGgagccacactggtgaaaaaccattTGTCTGCtcggtttgtggtcaaggattcgctCAAAAAACaaccttaaaacaacacaccagaagccacactggtgaaaaacctttttcctgtgcagtttgtggtaaaagattcagtcAGAAGAGCCATTTAAaagaacacacaagaacccacactggtgaaaaacctttttcatgCTCTGTTTGTGGTAAAAGTTTCAGTCACAAGAACACTTTagaaatacacacaagaacccacactggcgaaaaacctctttcctgctcagtttgtggtaaaagttTCAGTCACAAGTACACTTTagaaatacacacaagaacccacactggtaaaagacctttttcctgctcagtttgtaatCAAAGATTCGCTCAGAGGCCTCACTTAAaacgacacacaagaacccacagtgGCGAAAAAccattttcctgctcagtttgtggtcaaagattcactgtAAAGGCAGCTGTGACGGTCcacataagaacccacactggcgaaaaacctttttcctgtgcagtttgtggtcaaagattcagtcagAAGAGCCATTTAAATCGACACACAAGaaaccacactggcgaaaaacaatttttctgctctttttgtggtcaaagattcaatcaCAAGAGCAgcttaaaaacacacacaagaatccacactggcgaaaaacctttctcctgctcagtttgtggtcaaagattcgctcgGAAGGATCAGATTAAGAGACACGTGTGTGATGGTGTGAAAAGCAGTGGCCAATGA
- the LOC130927907 gene encoding zinc finger protein OZF-like isoform X1, which translates to MFTRTTLATEKFQEELCGVKEEPPRHQDSTVCKIMHAKVVLRRLEDLCVSQAHCPKHQTSACIKDEEEESPYIKEEEEFVHIQGFRKYHGAERQEPESPAVKEDVDLPQIKEEEEPEPCQQKESEEQFPIKKEEEELPYFKKEEGVARSTGEPMKSEDGPREAGTGAQPPSGSSISITTEGKQADIFIAPSDTKGTTSNSPYNDDCQKKSHCDDKLCKCSRCGNTFAMKQSFRTNMRSHTGEKPFVCSVCGQGFAQKTTLKQHTRSHTGEKPFSCAVCGKRFSQKSHLKEHTRTHTGEKPFSCSVCGKSFSHKNTLEIHTRTHTGEKPLSCSVCGKSFSHKYTLEIHTRTHTGKRPFSCSVCNQRFAQRPHLKRHTRTHSGEKPFSCSVCGQRFTVKAAVTVHIRTHTGEKPFSCAVCGQRFSQKSHLNRHTRNHTGEKQFFCSFCGQRFNHKSSLKTHTRIHTGEKPFSCSVCGQRFARKDQIKRHVCDGVKSSGQ; encoded by the exons ATGTTCACGAGAACTACactggctacagaaaagttccaAGAGGAACTTTGTGGAGTGAAAGAGGAGCCCCCACGTCACCAAGATTCGACTGTGTGCAAAATAATGCACGCAAAGGTTGTTCTTCGTAGACTCGAAG atCTATGTGTCAGCCAAGCCCATTGTCCTAAGCACCAGACGTCTGCATGCATCAAGGACGAGGAGGAAGAGTCGCCGTACAttaaggaggaggaagagttcGTTCACATTCAAG GTTTTAGGAAATATCATGGTGCTGAGCGGCAGGAGCCTGAATCTCCTGCCGTTAAAGAGGATGTTGACCTTCCCcaaatcaaagaggaggaggagccagAGCCCTGTCAACAGAAGGAGAGCGAAGAGCAATTTCCAAttaaaaaggaggaggaggagctgccatattttaaaaaggaggaAGGTGTCGCCAGGTCGACTGGTGAGCCCATGAAGAGTGAAGATGGTCCGAGAGAGGCAGGCACTGGGGCGCAGCCTCCAAGCGGCAGCAGCATTAGCATTACAACAGAAGGAAAGCAAGCAGACATTTTCATCGCTCCCTCAGACACAAAGGGCACCACGTCAAACTCACCTTACAATGACGATTGTCAAAAGAAATCTCACTGTGATGACAAACTCTGCAAATGCTCTCGGTGTGGGAATACCTTTGCTATGAAGCAAAGTTTTCGGACGAATATGAGgagccacactggtgaaaaaccattTGTCTGCtcggtttgtggtcaaggattcgctCAAAAAACaaccttaaaacaacacaccagaagccacactggtgaaaaacctttttcctgtgcagtttgtggtaaaagattcagtcAGAAGAGCCATTTAAaagaacacacaagaacccacactggtgaaaaacctttttcatgCTCTGTTTGTGGTAAAAGTTTCAGTCACAAGAACACTTTagaaatacacacaagaacccacactggcgaaaaacctctttcctgctcagtttgtggtaaaagttTCAGTCACAAGTACACTTTagaaatacacacaagaacccacactggtaaaagacctttttcctgctcagtttgtaatCAAAGATTCGCTCAGAGGCCTCACTTAAaacgacacacaagaacccacagtgGCGAAAAAccattttcctgctcagtttgtggtcaaagattcactgtAAAGGCAGCTGTGACGGTCcacataagaacccacactggcgaaaaacctttttcctgtgcagtttgtggtcaaagattcagtcagAAGAGCCATTTAAATCGACACACAAGaaaccacactggcgaaaaacaatttttctgctctttttgtggtcaaagattcaatcaCAAGAGCAgcttaaaaacacacacaagaatccacactggcgaaaaacctttctcctgctcagtttgtggtcaaagattcgctcgGAAGGATCAGATTAAGAGACACGTGTGTGATGGTGTGAAAAGCAGTGGCCAATGA